In Flavobacteriales bacterium, the following are encoded in one genomic region:
- a CDS encoding metallophosphoesterase family protein: protein MRYILLLFPILLLSCRPNKNVAKTKKVKIVDRYNYIQKPTDKSVTIAWVTKEASYGQIRWGTQANQLLNSIKDSVLLQKHAFELTGLKPNTKYYYQTNAKNSKIDYFYTAKRKTEKDFSFLHYGDCGTAKPVQDSIAKLMEQQTVDFGLVAGDVDQDKGNNYDEVFFQKYKNMLSHNCHYTALGNHDGYYNKAFTYLDAFHLPVNNGRKPSERYYSFTWGDAKFICLDSNYGRGVPKGEGVQSEAQKEWLERELKCNDKKWVFIYFHHPAYTVAWTGDYYLPIGYLGYKGSYKMQQDWMQLFDKYDVDFVLTGHSHCYQRGEYKGTQYVLSGGAGTSDNVKHPYWKGIDQIHLKKDSTGKRIKRKVRRTPLDSIYIDGQKVEEFYNVPSIFPTVDILIRQSNFVRFDVQKDTVTFIAFNDKGQIIDRQSITKSNHQLSDISIEGNTLKCNRGANPSWFLDGIQVNEQTTTLPIQQPGIYEVEFTDDRGCRILSEGIEVKN from the coding sequence ATGCGTTATATATTGCTATTATTCCCAATTCTTTTACTCTCATGTAGGCCTAATAAAAATGTGGCCAAAACCAAAAAGGTGAAGATTGTTGACCGCTACAACTACATTCAAAAGCCAACAGATAAAAGTGTAACCATTGCTTGGGTTACTAAAGAAGCTTCTTACGGTCAAATAAGATGGGGAACACAAGCCAACCAATTACTCAACAGCATTAAAGATTCTGTGTTGTTACAAAAACACGCTTTTGAATTAACAGGACTAAAACCTAATACTAAATACTACTACCAAACCAACGCTAAAAACAGTAAAATTGATTATTTCTACACTGCAAAACGAAAGACCGAGAAAGACTTCTCTTTTCTACATTACGGCGATTGTGGAACCGCTAAACCAGTACAAGATTCCATTGCTAAACTAATGGAACAACAAACCGTTGATTTTGGTTTAGTAGCTGGAGATGTTGACCAAGATAAAGGAAATAATTACGATGAAGTATTTTTCCAAAAGTATAAAAACATGTTGAGCCACAACTGTCATTATACAGCTCTTGGAAACCACGACGGTTATTACAATAAAGCATTTACTTATTTAGACGCTTTTCACCTCCCCGTCAACAATGGAAGAAAACCTTCAGAACGTTACTACTCTTTTACATGGGGAGACGCTAAATTTATTTGTTTAGACTCTAACTATGGAAGAGGCGTTCCCAAAGGAGAAGGCGTACAAAGTGAAGCTCAAAAAGAATGGTTAGAGCGCGAATTAAAGTGTAATGATAAAAAATGGGTTTTTATTTATTTCCATCATCCAGCATATACTGTTGCCTGGACGGGGGACTATTACCTCCCAATAGGTTATTTAGGCTATAAAGGATCGTATAAAATGCAACAAGATTGGATGCAATTGTTCGACAAATACGATGTAGATTTTGTACTAACAGGTCATTCTCATTGTTATCAGCGTGGAGAATATAAAGGCACTCAATACGTATTATCTGGAGGTGCTGGTACAAGTGACAATGTCAAACATCCCTACTGGAAAGGCATTGACCAAATACATTTAAAGAAAGACAGCACAGGAAAACGCATTAAAAGAAAAGTAAGAAGAACGCCGCTAGACAGCATATATATTGACGGCCAAAAAGTAGAAGAATTTTACAACGTCCCTTCCATTTTTCCAACAGTAGATATTTTAATTAGACAAAGTAATTTTGTGCGTTTTGATGTGCAAAAAGACACCGTTACCTTTATCGCTTTCAACGATAAAGGGCAAATTATAGACAGACAAAGTATAACCAAATCTAATCATCAACTTTCCGACATTTCTATTGAGGGAAATACATTAAAATGTAATAGAGGTGCTAATCCAAGTTGGTTTTTAGATGGTATTCAGGTAAACGAACAAACTACCACACTTCCTATTCAACAACCAGGAATTTATGAAGTAGAGTTTACTGATGATCGTGGATGTAGAATTTTATCAGAGGGGATAGAGGTAAAGAATTAA
- the mce gene encoding methylmalonyl-CoA epimerase has translation MKNIEHIGIAVKDMNVSEELFSKLLNVNSYKTEKVESEGVETVFFQTGETKVELLAATREDSPIAKFIEKKGEGIHHIAFEVADIDAEIERLEKEGFKLINTTPKDGADNKRIAFLHPKSTNGVLIEICQEKAK, from the coding sequence ATGAAGAATATAGAGCATATTGGAATTGCAGTAAAGGATATGAACGTTTCAGAAGAGCTGTTTTCAAAGCTATTGAATGTCAATTCCTACAAGACAGAGAAAGTGGAATCTGAGGGAGTTGAAACTGTGTTTTTTCAAACAGGAGAGACTAAGGTGGAATTATTGGCCGCAACTAGAGAAGATAGTCCAATAGCTAAATTTATTGAGAAAAAAGGTGAAGGAATTCATCATATCGCATTCGAAGTGGCAGACATAGATGCTGAAATTGAACGCCTCGAAAAAGAAGGGTTTAAATTAATTAATACCACACCAAAAGATGGAGCTGATAATAAGCGAATTGCTTTTTTACATCCCAAATCTACTAATGGTGTGTTGATAGAGATTTGCCAAGAAAAAGCGAAGTAA
- a CDS encoding aspartate-semialdehyde dehydrogenase, with product MKIAVVGATGMVGGVMLEVLKERNIKIETLIPVASERNVGKKIDWDGQELEVVGLQTALESKPNIAIFSAGGSVSKEWAPKFASVGTTVIDNSSAWRMDASKKLVVPEINAKELGEDDKIIANPNCSTIQMVLALKALQENYGIDRLVIATYQSVSGTGVQAVEQLQNERNEVKGKMVYPYPIDKNCIPHGGDFLETGYTTEEQKLVDETRKIYGDDSIRISATVVRVPVLGGHSEAVNVTLKAPFEIQEVRKKIAGTPGVVLQDNPDVNLYPMPLYAQNKDSVFVGRIRKDNSQENALDLWIVADNLRKGAATNAVQIAEYLIAKNLV from the coding sequence ATGAAAATAGCTGTTGTAGGAGCAACTGGAATGGTTGGAGGTGTTATGTTGGAGGTTTTAAAAGAACGTAACATCAAAATAGAAACGTTAATACCTGTAGCTTCTGAAAGAAATGTTGGGAAGAAAATTGATTGGGACGGACAAGAACTAGAGGTAGTTGGCTTACAAACAGCATTGGAATCAAAGCCTAATATTGCAATTTTTTCGGCAGGTGGATCTGTTTCTAAAGAATGGGCACCCAAGTTTGCATCGGTAGGAACGACTGTTATCGATAATTCTTCGGCTTGGAGAATGGACGCTTCTAAAAAGTTAGTTGTACCAGAAATTAATGCAAAAGAGTTAGGAGAAGACGATAAAATTATTGCTAACCCTAATTGTTCGACCATACAAATGGTTTTGGCACTTAAGGCACTACAAGAAAATTATGGAATAGATCGGTTAGTGATAGCTACTTATCAGTCGGTTTCTGGAACTGGAGTGCAAGCCGTAGAACAATTACAAAATGAGCGTAATGAAGTAAAAGGGAAAATGGTTTATCCCTATCCAATAGACAAGAATTGTATCCCACATGGGGGAGATTTTTTGGAAACAGGTTATACTACAGAAGAGCAGAAATTAGTCGATGAAACAAGAAAGATCTACGGGGACGATTCGATTCGTATTTCCGCAACTGTGGTTAGGGTACCGGTTTTAGGAGGGCATTCGGAAGCGGTAAATGTTACCTTGAAAGCGCCATTTGAAATTCAAGAAGTACGAAAAAAGATTGCAGGAACACCTGGAGTTGTCCTTCAAGATAATCCAGATGTGAACCTTTATCCAATGCCCTTATATGCACAAAATAAAGACAGTGTTTTTGTCGGAAGAATTCGAAAAGATAACTCTCAAGAAAACGCTTTGGACCTTTGGATTGTAGCAGATAACTTAAGAAAAGGAGCAGCAACAAATGCTGTTCAAATAGCTGAGTATTTGATAGCGAAGAACTTAGTGTAA
- a CDS encoding nucleotide exchange factor GrpE has protein sequence MAKKLIKRNLEKFLSKMSTKETKQEIEEQEVKNEAQTEENIENTEDSSTNETSAIEKLEAEKKELNDKFLRLFSDFDNFRKRSAKEKLEITKTASAGVIKDLLSVVDDFDRAIENNEKSEDIDAIKEGFSLIHNKFYNILKNKGLAEVEAKGETFDVDKHEAITQIPAPTEDQKGKVVDVIEKGYALNETIIRFPKVIVGQ, from the coding sequence ATGGCAAAAAAATTGATTAAACGAAATTTAGAAAAATTCTTATCGAAAATGAGTACAAAAGAGACGAAACAAGAGATAGAGGAGCAAGAGGTAAAAAACGAAGCTCAAACAGAAGAAAATATTGAAAACACTGAAGATTCATCTACTAATGAAACTTCAGCAATAGAAAAATTAGAAGCCGAGAAGAAAGAACTGAATGATAAATTCTTACGCTTATTCTCTGACTTTGACAACTTTAGAAAACGAAGCGCTAAAGAAAAGCTAGAAATCACGAAAACTGCTAGTGCAGGAGTGATTAAAGATTTATTGTCTGTTGTTGATGATTTTGATAGAGCGATTGAAAATAATGAAAAATCTGAGGATATAGACGCTATCAAAGAAGGTTTTTCATTGATTCACAATAAATTTTATAACATCTTAAAGAATAAAGGACTTGCGGAAGTAGAAGCTAAAGGAGAAACTTTTGATGTTGATAAACATGAGGCTATTACTCAGATTCCTGCTCCAACAGAAGATCAGAAAGGGAAAGTAGTAGATGTGATTGAAAAAGGATATGCATTAAACGAAACGATTATTCGTTTTCCAAAGGTGATTGTAGGACAATAA
- a CDS encoding recombinase family protein, with amino-acid sequence MKDLKIFQQFAPQLEEKFQQGNNAVIYTRVSSADQEDNTSLASQKKYCDNFAEKKGLNVVGYFGGTYESAKTDDRKEFGKLLNFVKRSKNINYIIVYSYERFSRSGMNGAQIADDLLKKYGVITLAVTQELDPTTPAGSFQQKILFLFGQMDNELRRDKVVTGMKELLLNGFWVWGAPKGYKVLNKGLKASERQIVITEEGKKLRKAFEWKANLNLSNVEISRRLKKMGVHIPDKRLNELFKNPFYCGLITSKMIPGQVVEGKHEALVSKKLFLAVHDIRQEKRIHGFVHNQDFENLPLKVFTKCAKCERSLSGYLVKKKGLYYYKCSTKGCKVNRSAKAMHKLFKEVLSVLHIEKEELEVVKIQLEEQFHNFFESHISEQKALKVNLTNIKKKIDKIEERFVLEEIDRDMYTKFKTKFSKEYVEIEKELGKTSINSSNLKKAIDFAVELCSNPLKMWEKANYHTKQAFQNLIFPDGISYNRELDQYRTTRINSFFALIPELTRGLRGNKKGEMTNVNQFPCLVGPEGLEPSTP; translated from the coding sequence ATGAAAGATTTAAAGATATTCCAACAATTTGCACCCCAATTAGAAGAAAAATTTCAACAAGGAAACAATGCTGTGATTTACACACGTGTTTCGTCAGCAGACCAAGAAGATAATACCAGTTTAGCTTCACAAAAAAAGTATTGCGATAATTTTGCCGAAAAGAAAGGGCTTAATGTTGTAGGCTACTTTGGTGGAACATACGAATCAGCCAAGACTGATGATAGAAAAGAGTTTGGTAAACTACTAAACTTTGTTAAGCGTTCTAAGAACATCAACTATATTATAGTTTATTCTTATGAGCGCTTTTCTCGTTCTGGAATGAATGGTGCTCAAATAGCAGATGATTTATTAAAGAAATACGGCGTGATTACTTTAGCCGTTACCCAAGAGTTAGACCCTACTACTCCTGCTGGATCATTCCAACAAAAAATACTTTTTCTGTTTGGGCAAATGGATAACGAGTTGAGACGAGATAAAGTTGTTACGGGTATGAAAGAGTTACTTTTAAACGGTTTTTGGGTATGGGGTGCTCCTAAGGGGTATAAAGTCCTTAATAAAGGACTAAAGGCTTCAGAGCGACAAATTGTTATCACTGAAGAAGGAAAGAAATTAAGAAAAGCATTTGAATGGAAAGCAAACCTTAACCTCTCTAATGTTGAAATTTCAAGGAGGCTAAAGAAAATGGGAGTGCATATCCCTGATAAAAGATTAAACGAACTATTTAAAAATCCTTTCTATTGCGGACTGATTACCAGTAAAATGATTCCTGGGCAAGTAGTCGAAGGCAAGCATGAAGCTTTAGTTTCTAAAAAGCTATTTCTAGCTGTACATGATATTAGACAAGAAAAAAGAATACATGGTTTTGTACATAATCAAGATTTTGAAAATCTTCCACTTAAAGTATTTACTAAGTGTGCTAAATGTGAACGTTCTCTTTCTGGTTATTTAGTGAAGAAAAAGGGATTGTATTACTATAAATGTAGTACAAAAGGGTGTAAGGTAAATAGAAGTGCTAAAGCAATGCACAAGCTCTTTAAAGAAGTTCTTAGCGTGCTTCATATAGAAAAGGAAGAGTTAGAGGTTGTTAAAATACAATTAGAAGAACAATTCCATAATTTTTTTGAATCACATATTAGTGAGCAAAAAGCATTAAAAGTAAATCTAACTAATATTAAAAAGAAAATTGATAAGATTGAAGAACGATTTGTTTTAGAGGAAATTGATAGGGATATGTACACTAAATTTAAAACAAAGTTTAGTAAGGAATATGTTGAAATTGAAAAGGAATTAGGTAAGACTTCTATAAATTCCTCGAACCTTAAAAAAGCGATAGATTTTGCTGTAGAATTATGCTCAAACCCATTGAAAATGTGGGAGAAAGCAAATTACCACACTAAACAAGCTTTTCAAAACCTAATCTTCCCTGATGGAATTAGCTATAATCGAGAATTAGACCAATATCGAACCACTAGAATAAATTCTTTTTTTGCTTTAATCCCTGAATTAACAAGGGGTTTGAGAGGAAATAAAAAAGGGGAAATGACTAATGTTAATCAATTCCCCTGTTTGGTGGGCCCTGAAGGGCTCGAACCTTCGACCCCCTGA
- the dnaJ gene encoding molecular chaperone DnaJ gives MSKRDYYEVLGVSKGASESEIKKAYRKMAIQYHPDKNPDNKEAEEKFKEAAEAYEVLSDNQKRQQYDQFGHAGMGGGFGGGGFGGGGMNMEDIFSQFGDIFGGGFGGGRQRRGPRRRKGSNLRVKIKLTLEDIVNGVEKKIKVNKLVAAEGVEFTTCTACGGTGQITRVTNTILGAMQTASTCPTCQGTGQIVSKRPEGVDANGLERKEVVIPIEIPAGVEEGMQLNVQGKGNDAPGGGIPGDLIVVIEEIEHEKLRRNGNDIHYDLHLNFVDAALGTELEVPLVQGKAKIKITPGTQSGKILRLRGKGIPELNGYGKGDQLINIQIWTPQNLTKDEKKALEKLRDSDNFKPNLNKAKSFFDRVKEHFS, from the coding sequence ATGAGTAAAAGAGATTATTACGAAGTATTAGGTGTTAGCAAAGGTGCTAGCGAGTCGGAGATAAAAAAAGCTTATCGTAAGATGGCTATTCAATACCACCCTGACAAAAACCCTGATAATAAAGAAGCCGAAGAAAAATTTAAAGAAGCTGCTGAAGCATATGAAGTGCTAAGCGACAACCAAAAACGTCAACAATACGATCAATTTGGACACGCTGGTATGGGAGGCGGATTCGGCGGAGGTGGATTCGGCGGAGGCGGAATGAACATGGAGGACATCTTCTCGCAATTTGGAGACATCTTTGGTGGTGGATTCGGAGGAGGAAGACAACGCCGTGGACCTCGAAGAAGAAAAGGATCTAATTTAAGAGTCAAAATCAAATTAACACTAGAAGATATTGTTAATGGTGTTGAAAAGAAAATTAAAGTCAATAAATTAGTTGCTGCTGAAGGGGTAGAATTTACAACTTGTACAGCCTGTGGAGGAACTGGACAAATCACTAGAGTTACTAACACTATCTTGGGAGCAATGCAAACAGCTTCTACTTGTCCTACTTGTCAAGGTACTGGACAGATTGTAAGTAAACGTCCTGAAGGAGTTGATGCCAATGGTTTAGAACGTAAAGAGGTCGTGATTCCTATCGAAATTCCAGCAGGAGTTGAAGAAGGAATGCAACTAAACGTTCAAGGAAAAGGAAACGATGCTCCTGGTGGTGGAATCCCTGGTGACTTAATCGTTGTAATTGAAGAAATTGAACACGAAAAATTAAGAAGAAACGGTAACGATATCCATTACGACCTGCACTTAAATTTTGTAGATGCTGCTTTAGGTACAGAACTAGAAGTTCCGCTTGTCCAAGGTAAGGCAAAAATTAAAATTACACCAGGTACTCAAAGTGGAAAAATCCTACGATTAAGAGGCAAAGGTATTCCTGAATTAAACGGATATGGGAAAGGTGACCAATTGATCAATATTCAAATTTGGACTCCTCAGAACTTAACAAAAGACGAGAAAAAAGCCTTAGAAAAGCTAAGAGACAGTGATAATTTTAAACCTAACCTCAACAAGGCAAAAAGCTTCTTTGACCGCGTAAAAGAACACTTTAGTTAA
- a CDS encoding geranylgeranylglyceryl/heptaprenylglyceryl phosphate synthase: MSILAEIKDKIVEQKKLLGILIDPDKYTHVQEIETTALALKKINPDYIFVGGSLINNGLFEQTVSTLKKQLDIPIILFPGNNQQISTDADGILLLSLISGRNADLLIGQHVNTAFQLQQSQLEIMPTGYLLINCGAPTAAQYMSNTSPIPYNKHSIAAATALAGEQLGLSLFYLDGGSGAEQPVSSKMIQTVKATLSSPLIVGGGIKTKAQLTTAWEAGADLVIIGTAFENNPDLFD; the protein is encoded by the coding sequence ATGTCAATTTTAGCAGAAATAAAGGACAAAATCGTTGAACAAAAAAAATTATTGGGTATTTTAATCGATCCTGACAAATACACCCATGTTCAAGAAATAGAAACGACAGCTTTGGCATTAAAAAAAATAAATCCTGATTATATTTTTGTCGGAGGGAGCCTTATCAACAATGGTTTATTTGAGCAAACAGTAAGTACTTTAAAAAAGCAATTGGATATTCCCATTATTCTTTTCCCTGGGAACAACCAACAAATTAGTACAGATGCTGATGGAATCTTATTACTGTCGTTAATATCTGGTCGAAATGCTGATCTTCTAATTGGACAACATGTTAATACTGCTTTTCAACTCCAGCAAAGTCAATTAGAAATCATGCCAACAGGATACTTATTGATCAATTGTGGTGCTCCTACAGCTGCACAATACATGAGTAATACATCTCCTATACCATACAATAAGCATAGCATAGCTGCTGCCACTGCTTTAGCAGGAGAACAACTAGGTTTATCGCTTTTTTATTTAGATGGAGGATCTGGAGCAGAGCAACCTGTATCGAGCAAAATGATTCAAACGGTTAAAGCAACTTTATCTTCGCCATTAATTGTTGGAGGCGGCATCAAAACAAAAGCACAACTAACAACCGCATGGGAAGCAGGAGCTGATTTGGTAATTATTGGAACAGCCTTTGAAAACAATCCTGATTTATTTGATTAA
- a CDS encoding DUF5723 family protein produces the protein MKLFVLIISFVVSVLYFNAQQDLGLYFLDNVQQVQQTNPAIRPKFDLNIGVPALSGIYLNHFNTIFTPKALFKNADPTIVIPTNGTLPELRTQHLKRMWTNRNYVGLHTKLDLIHFGFKLRENYVNFSITENASARITLPGDLLEFPIRITEDYTQFDGNTQSFKGFNLHLNHYREYGVGITHPINDYMNVGVKLKYLYGMENIDTRKNTITATYTSENQTITTDGEIKINSSGIANAENQSVMGYLFGKKNRGLGLDLGIETEFDEKTKFSLSITDVGFIRWKSDNRNLIASNGEIGDQVLDLSEQIFSSPTYSQDSIDAILNDISNDINGDGIYSFNDKKYTTLLISQIYFGGIRELYSTPKLSGKASALLHAEVYNWRIRPSLTLAYYQTVGRWLQLTASYSYINRDFKNLGAGFTAKLGPFQYYLLVDNLLPLRRTKIQVGDDSDAIPYPKFSKTLHLKTGINLVFSKRKSNNKYFRDSKGNPTKFRKDPYSCPQM, from the coding sequence ATGAAATTGTTTGTCCTAATCATATCTTTTGTTGTAAGCGTTTTATACTTCAACGCTCAGCAAGATTTAGGGCTTTACTTTTTAGACAATGTTCAGCAAGTACAACAAACCAACCCCGCAATTCGCCCCAAGTTTGATTTAAACATTGGTGTTCCAGCATTATCGGGAATCTACTTGAATCATTTTAACACGATTTTCACTCCAAAAGCTTTATTTAAAAATGCAGACCCAACCATTGTAATTCCCACCAACGGAACTCTTCCAGAATTAAGAACACAACACCTTAAACGTATGTGGACAAATCGAAACTATGTCGGTTTACATACTAAATTAGACCTGATTCATTTTGGGTTTAAACTTCGAGAAAACTACGTCAATTTTAGCATTACAGAAAATGCCTCTGCCCGTATTACTTTACCAGGGGATTTATTAGAATTTCCTATAAGAATCACAGAAGACTACACCCAATTTGATGGAAACACTCAAAGTTTTAAAGGGTTTAATCTCCATCTTAACCACTATAGGGAATATGGAGTTGGAATTACTCATCCCATCAATGATTATATGAATGTTGGTGTAAAACTGAAGTATTTATATGGTATGGAAAACATCGACACCAGAAAAAACACCATAACAGCAACCTACACTTCAGAAAATCAAACCATTACTACTGATGGCGAGATTAAAATAAATTCATCCGGAATTGCTAATGCCGAGAATCAATCCGTAATGGGATACCTTTTTGGTAAAAAGAATAGAGGCTTAGGACTGGATTTGGGAATAGAAACCGAATTTGATGAGAAGACTAAATTTTCATTAAGCATTACCGATGTTGGTTTTATTCGCTGGAAATCTGACAACAGAAATCTTATCGCGTCAAATGGGGAAATCGGTGATCAAGTACTGGACTTATCGGAACAAATCTTTTCGAGTCCAACTTATAGTCAAGACTCAATTGATGCAATACTAAATGATATTTCTAACGATATTAACGGTGATGGAATCTATAGTTTTAACGATAAAAAATACACGACGTTGTTAATTAGCCAGATTTATTTTGGTGGAATAAGAGAACTATACAGCACCCCTAAACTAAGTGGTAAAGCGAGTGCTTTATTACATGCTGAAGTTTATAATTGGCGAATTCGTCCGTCCTTAACTTTGGCTTATTATCAAACTGTGGGAAGGTGGTTACAACTTACTGCTTCTTATTCATATATCAATCGAGATTTTAAAAATCTAGGTGCAGGGTTTACGGCCAAACTTGGTCCTTTCCAATATTATTTATTAGTTGACAACTTACTCCCTTTAAGACGTACGAAAATTCAAGTTGGTGATGATAGCGATGCTATTCCTTATCCAAAATTTAGTAAAACACTTCACCTAAAAACAGGAATTAATTTAGTGTTTTCTAAACGTAAAAGCAACAATAAATACTTTAGAGATTCAAAAGGAAATCCTACTAAATTTAGAAAAGATCCTTACAGTTGCCCTCAGATGTAA
- a CDS encoding HAD family phosphatase, with the protein MNIQKNIKNIIFDLGGVILNIDYHLTAQAFKNLGIKDFDRIYSQAQQNNLFNDLETGQISPQDFRTALKEYIPQATDQEIDHAWNAMLLDLPQERIELLKDIKENYRIFLLSNTNAIHIKAFTTYVNQQFGTGLFEKLFENHYYSNEIGFRKPNADAFQYVLDQNNLKVEETLFIDDSVQHIEGAKKLGLSTIWLNNQQDVTSLFLGKSLSTHH; encoded by the coding sequence ATGAATATTCAAAAAAACATCAAAAACATTATCTTCGATTTGGGAGGCGTAATCCTTAACATCGACTATCACCTTACCGCCCAAGCTTTTAAAAACCTAGGAATCAAAGATTTTGATCGCATCTACTCTCAAGCGCAACAAAACAACCTGTTCAATGACCTCGAAACTGGTCAAATATCTCCACAAGATTTTAGAACTGCTCTTAAAGAATATATCCCCCAAGCAACCGACCAAGAAATAGATCACGCTTGGAATGCGATGTTACTTGACCTGCCTCAGGAAAGAATTGAGCTACTTAAAGACATCAAGGAGAACTATCGTATCTTTTTACTAAGTAATACCAATGCAATCCATATAAAGGCCTTTACAACGTATGTTAATCAACAATTTGGAACTGGCTTATTCGAAAAGCTTTTTGAAAACCACTATTACTCCAATGAAATAGGTTTTCGAAAACCTAATGCTGATGCTTTTCAATATGTGCTAGATCAAAACAATCTAAAAGTTGAAGAAACCTTGTTTATCGACGATTCCGTTCAACATATTGAAGGAGCTAAGAAGCTTGGACTATCTACTATCTGGTTAAACAACCAACAAGATGTTACTTCGCTTTTTCTTGGCAAATCTCTATCAACACACCATTAG
- the mscL gene encoding large-conductance mechanosensitive channel protein MscL, which yields MLKEFKNFIMTGNVIDLAVAVILAGAVKAVVTGFVSNIMMPIIGVFTGGVSFSDMKYVLSEAVAEVKDGDVIVTAAKPENAITYGHWIDSIISLIIVGFVLFMIVKAYNKTKKKEEEKPAAPPAPSKEEVLLGEIRDLLKNK from the coding sequence ATGTTAAAAGAGTTTAAGAATTTTATAATGACAGGAAATGTCATTGATCTAGCAGTAGCGGTTATTTTAGCTGGAGCCGTTAAAGCTGTAGTTACAGGATTTGTAAGTAATATTATGATGCCTATTATCGGAGTCTTTACAGGAGGAGTGAGCTTCTCCGATATGAAGTATGTTTTAAGTGAGGCTGTAGCTGAAGTAAAAGATGGCGATGTAATCGTGACAGCAGCTAAACCAGAAAATGCAATTACGTATGGTCACTGGATCGATTCGATTATTAGTTTAATCATTGTAGGTTTTGTATTGTTTATGATTGTTAAAGCTTACAATAAAACAAAGAAAAAAGAAGAAGAAAAGCCAGCAGCTCCACCAGCACCATCAAAAGAAGAAGTGTTGTTAGGTGAGATTAGAGATTTATTAAAGAATAAATAA
- the rpiB gene encoding ribose 5-phosphate isomerase B has product MKIAIGSDHAGFELKAIITQHLIENRGYEVEDFGCHSEESMDYPDSAHPVCESIEKKESQLGILICGSGNGIAMTANKHQNIRAGLSWTPEIAELARQHNDANILVLPARFISQELALEIVERFFNAEFEGGRHQRRVDKIACC; this is encoded by the coding sequence ATGAAAATTGCTATTGGAAGTGACCATGCAGGCTTTGAACTAAAAGCCATCATCACCCAACACTTAATCGAAAACAGAGGCTATGAAGTAGAAGATTTTGGTTGTCACTCTGAGGAGAGTATGGATTACCCAGATTCGGCGCACCCTGTTTGTGAAAGTATCGAAAAGAAAGAAAGTCAACTAGGGATCTTGATTTGTGGAAGTGGAAATGGTATTGCTATGACTGCTAATAAACATCAAAACATTAGAGCAGGATTAAGCTGGACCCCAGAAATTGCTGAGCTAGCTCGTCAACACAACGATGCGAACATTCTAGTTTTACCAGCACGCTTTATTAGTCAAGAATTAGCACTAGAAATCGTAGAACGTTTTTTTAATGCTGAATTCGAGGGAGGAAGACACCAAAGAAGAGTCGACAAAATAGCTTGTTGCTAG